Part of the Acidobacteriota bacterium genome, TAGTCGTTCACCAACTGGGGCGCGGCATGCAGGAAGAGGATGCGGGGGACGCCTGCGTCGCCGAGCCGCCGGAGCAGTCGTTCGAGGTGGGGCCGCACCCGGCGGCGCCACTCGGCCCGGGGGAAGAGACCGGCCCAGGAATCGAAGACCTGGACCGCGTCCGCGCCGGCCTGGTGCTGGGCAATCAGGTAGCGGGCCGAGAGCCGGCCGAGTCGGTCGAGCAGGGCGTCGAAAGCCGCCGGATGTTCGTAGGCGAACGCCCGCAGCCGGGGAAAGTCGCGCACGCCGCGGCCTTCGACCAGGTAGGCGGCGAGGGTGAGGGGCGCGCCGGCGAAGCCGAGCAGCGCGGTCGCCGGGTTCAGTTCGCGGCGGACCAGCCGCTGCGCCGCCGTGACCTCGGGCGCGATCTCGGCGTCGTCGAGGCGGTCCGGGTCGGGCAGGGCCGCCACCGCCCCGGGATCGCGGAGGGGTGCGGCGATCACCGGGCCGGGGTCGAAGCGGAAGTCGACTCCCAGAGCCGGCAGCGGCGACATGATGTCGGCAAACGTGATCGCGGCGTCGAGCGGGAAGCGGCGAAGCGGCATCAGGGTGACTTCGGCCGCGAGCTCGGGATTCCGGGCCAGACCGGCGAAGCCGTGGCGTTCCTTGAGCGCCCGGTACTCGGGCAGGATGCGTCCCGCCTGCCGCATGATCCAGAGCGGTCGCCGCGGCGTGTCCTCGAAACGGAGCGTGCGAAGCAGCAGGTTGTTGTCGGCCGGTGGGTCGTTGGGCGATGCGGCCGCCGGACGGGCCGCGGACCCGGCGAAGGCGGTCACTTGGCGCCGTCCGCCGCGCGACGGCTCTCGAGCAGCTCCGGGGCCGCGGCGGCGAGGAAGGCGTCGACGCCGTCCTGGCCGATCTCGATCGCGACCGCGCGCAGGCCGACGACCGGGAGGTGGCTCAGGCGCTTCGCCATGACGGCGGTCCATTCCCTGAGCGCCGCTCGCTCGCCCTCGGAGATGTCCTTCAGGTCGCTCTGCAACAGACGGTCGAGGTTCGTGCCCAGTGAGTCCTGATACTTCGCGCCGATCGCCCGGATGGCGCCGGCGACCGACCGGGTCGCCATCGCCTCGCGGAACGCGTCGAGTTCCTCGTCGATCAGGACCCTGGCCTCGGCGGTGCGCTCGCGCCGGTCGCGCAGGGTCTGCTGAGCCAGTTCGTTGATCTGGTCCATGCCGATCCGGCGAAGACCGGCTGCACGAGCGTCGGCGGGGGCGACATCGGCCGGAATCGCCATGTCGACGACCAGCGGCGCGGCCCCGAGCTGTTCCTGGCCGGCGCGGGCAAGGGCGAAGAGACAGGGGCGATCGACCACGGGTTCGGGCGCGCCGGTCGAGAACAGCAACCCCGTTACGGCCGGCGGTCTGGCGCGGAACGCCTCCAGACCCATCGTCTCGATGGCCGGGGTGGCACTCCGGGAGGAAACCGCCTCAGCCGTTCGTCTGGCGAGGTCCTCGGCCTTCCCGGCGGTGCGGTTGACGAGAATCAGGGGCACGCCCCGGTCGTGGAGGCGCTCGGTGCAGGTCTCGGTCATCGCCGCCACGCCGACCAGGGCGACCGGCCCGGCGGAACGGGCCACTTGTTCGCTCAGCAGATCGGCCGCGATCTCGGACAGCGATGTGCGTCCGGCGCCCACACCCGTCTCGCGGTGGACGCGTTTGCCGGCACGGAGCGCGGATTCGATCACCCGCCTCAGGTCGGAGTCGACGGTCCCGGCGACGGTCGCCTCGTCGAGCGCGTCGCGCAGTTGTCCGCGGATCT contains:
- the hemE gene encoding uroporphyrinogen decarboxylase, which produces MTAFAGSAARPAAASPNDPPADNNLLLRTLRFEDTPRRPLWIMRQAGRILPEYRALKERHGFAGLARNPELAAEVTLMPLRRFPLDAAITFADIMSPLPALGVDFRFDPGPVIAAPLRDPGAVAALPDPDRLDDAEIAPEVTAAQRLVRRELNPATALLGFAGAPLTLAAYLVEGRGVRDFPRLRAFAYEHPAAFDALLDRLGRLSARYLIAQHQAGADAVQVFDSWAGLFPRAEWRRRVRPHLERLLRRLGDAGVPRILFLHAAPQLVNDYADLPCEVLGVDWRTDLGALRRRRPDLCLQGNLDPTVLLAGEEAIRRETVHLLASLPRRGHIANLGHGVLPETPLEAVQTLVEAVHAEAEDA